In Castor canadensis chromosome 11, mCasCan1.hap1v2, whole genome shotgun sequence, a single genomic region encodes these proteins:
- the LOC141413666 gene encoding uncharacterized protein, with translation MPNREQNQGPTLPPPLQSKTQTVSLDQASESQTFDIPLPPLDRQISKVAKFIVSRWKLKKDAAQHQRLDETVAGTPHQFANLQPVPAPEVTVQPPAQDQGQQDTSPSVTGKPVDVEITLSPEPTREAASSPTQPSEFAEGAEPSLSEKEQAAEPSVSPGEAQPSGIHMAAPAQASEHAEESEPPPPQQEEPAQSSVSSEQSEALKTQHEIITQKPEPLEKDELSPVSQGATAQPEELPEEPSPSQQESSVPPVMPPVNTELSPIQPQLPTQSPESSEEVSDLPPLGDSISFSPQDLEIMFRKQHPNLQETTDKHVDMEITMTPQTTVEFEPIPVQQDTQNPTDATEQLEFSPTQSGSPSQTLKFLENIESFPGQPEPTAQPSPARPEPIALPSPAQPEPIALPSPAQPEPTALPSPAQPEPTAQPSLAQPEPIALPSPAQPHPMVQTSPGQPQPTAQPPVPYEMTVPILSQDESQYSMSSVTIQPLDLELPITSKPTTKVKNSPPVKKTRTPPPKPPQVTLPHPVHVQAQHPGLTEGTIQPVDLQLSITVQPITEDEPSPAMQETPVQLTEPPMEVVPQSPVQQEMTVPIPGY, from the coding sequence ATGCCCAATAGGGAACAGAATCAGGgccccactctgcctcctccactTCAAAGTAAGACTCAGACTGTCAGCTTAGATCAGGCTTCAGAGAGCCAAACATTTGATATACCTCTTCCACCTCTTGATCGTCAGATTTCAAAAGTAGCAAAGTTTATTGTTTCACGCTGGAAACTGAAGAAGGATGCTGCTCAACATCAGAGACTTGATGAGACTGTGGCTGGAACTCCACACCAATTTGCAAACCTTCAGCCAGTTCCAGCTCCAGAGGTGACAGTTCAACCTCCAGCTCAGGATCAAGGTCAACAGGATACCTCGCCCAGCGTTACGGGTAAGCCTGTGGATGTGGAAATCACCTTAAGTCCAGAGCCTACCCGGGAGGCTGCATCTTCTCCAACTCAGCCTTCAGAGTTTGCTGAAGGGGCAGAACCTTCTCTCAGTGAGAAGGAACAAGCAGCTGAGCCATCTGTGTCTCCTGGGGAGGCTCAGCCTTCTGGAATTCACATGGCTGCTCCAGCCCAGGCCTCAGAGCATGCTGAGGAGTCTGAACCTCCTCCACCCCAGCAGGAAGAACCGGCTCAGTCCTCAGTGTCCTCCGAACAGTCTGAAGCTTTGAAAACCCAGCATGAGATTATAACTCAGAAGCCAGAACCCTTAGAAAAGGATGAACTTTCTCCAGTCAGTCAAGGGGCTACAGCTCAGCCAGAAGAGCTTCCTGAGGAACCTTCTCCAAGCCAGCAGGAGAGCTCAGTTCCTCCTGTAATGCCCCCTGTGAATACTGAACTTTCACCAATTCAGCCACAACTCCCAACTCAGTCTCCAGAATCCTCTGAGGAGGTTAGTGATCTTCCTCCATTGGGAGATAGCATATCATTTTCACCTCAAGATCTAGAAATAATGTTTAGAAAGCAGCATCCAAATTTGCAAGAAACCACAGATAAACATGTGGATATGGAGATTACCATGACTCCACAGACCACTGTGGAGTTTGAACCCATTCCAGTCCAGCAGGACACCCAAAACCCTACAGATGCCACTGAACAACTTGAATTTTCTCCGACCCAGTCTGGTTCCCCTTCCCAGACTCTAAAATTCCTGGAAAATATCGAATCTTTTCCAGGCCAGCCAGAACCCACAGCTCAGCCTTCTCCAGCCCGACCAGAGCCCATAgctctgccttctccagcccagcCAGAGCCCATAGCTCTGCCTTCTCCGGCCCAGCCAGAGCCCACAgctctgccttctccagcccagcCAGAGCCCACAGCTCAGCCTTCTCTGGCCCAGCCAGAGCCCATAGCTCTGCCTTCTCCGGCCCAGCCACATCCCATGGTTCAGACTTCTCCAGGCCAGCCACAGCCCACAGCTCAACCTCCAGTGCCTTATGAGATGACAGTTCCAATACTAAGTCAGGATGAATCTCAGTATTCAATGTCCAGTGTCACAATTCAACCTTTGGATCTGGAGCTCCCCATAACCTCCAAACCCACTACAAAGGTTAAAAATTCTCCACCTGTGAAGAAGACTAGAACTCCTCCTCCAAAGCCCCCTCAAGTGACACTTCCACATCCAGTCCATGTACAGGCTCAGCATCCAGGTCTGACTGAAGGCACAATTCAACCTGTGGATCTCCAACTTAGCATAACTGTACAACCTATTACTGAAGATGAGCCTTCTCCAGCCATGCAAGAGACCCCAGTTCAGCTTACAGAGCCCCCTATGGAGGTTGTacctcaatccccagtacaacaggAGATGACAGTTCCAATACCAGGTTATTAA
- the LOC141414022 gene encoding uncharacterized protein, with product PGPVHCLLDHSIPSTPPLHYLVHHLYLLYPIIHCTYHLLLHQTSIPPPPSHHLLTTTSSSINSSSITSSPTTSSPTTSSPTTSSPTTSSPITSSPTTSSPIASTPTASSPITSSPITSSPITSSSITSSPITSSSITSSSTTSSPTTSSSITSSSITSSPITSSPTTSSPITSSPITSSSITSSPTTSSPTTSSSTTSSPTTSSSITSSPTTSSPTTSSPTTSSPTTSSPITSSPTTSSSTTSSPITSSSITSSPPPPHPSPPHLSTPHPPPPHPPPPHPPPPHPPPPHPPPPYPPPPHPHLH from the coding sequence CCTGGCCCAGTTCACTGCCTTCTAGACCACAGCATACCATCAACCCCTCCATTACATTACCTCGTCCATCACCTCTACCTCCTGTATCCAATTATACACTGCACTTAtcacctcctcctccatcagacCTCCATCCCACCACCTCCATCCCACCACCTCCTCACCACCACCTCCTCATCTATCAACTCCTCATCCATCACCTCCTCACCCACCACCTCCTCACCCACCACCTCCTCACCCACCACCTCCTCACCCACCACCTCCTCACCCATCACCTCCTCACCCACCACCTCCTCACCCATCGCCTCCACACCCACCGCCTCCTCACCCATCACCTCCTCACCCATCACCTCCTCACCCATCACCTCCTCATCCATCACCTCCTCACCCATCACCTCCTCATCCATCACCTCCTCATCCACCACCTCCTCACCCACCACCTCCTCATCCATCACCTCCTCATCCATCACCTCCTCACCCATCACCTCCTCACCCACCACCTCCTCACCCATCACCTCCTCACCCATCACCTCCTCATCCATCACCTCCTCACCCACCACCTCCTCACCCACCACCTCCTCATCCACCACCTCCTCACCCACCACCTCCTCATCCATCACCTCCTCACCCACCACCTCCTCACCCACCACCTCCTCACCCACCACCTCCTCACCCACCACCTCCTCACCCATCACCTCCTCACCCACCACCTCCTCATCCACCACCTCCTCACCCATCACCTCCTCATCCATCACCTCCTCACCACCACCTCCTCACCCATCACCTCCTCATCTATCAACTCCTCACCCACCACCTCCTCACCCACCACCTCCTCACCCACCACCTCCTCATCCACCACCTCCTCACCCACCACCTCCTTACCCaccacctcctcacccccacctcCATTAG